CCCGTAGGGCCTGCGCATCAGCCAGAAGGCCGCGGCGGCGACGACGGCGAGGATGATGACGGGGTAGGGCAGCACCTCGAGGACGGGGATGTCCTGGACGCCGCCGCGGCCGATCTGCCGGAAGCTGTCCGCCGGGTTGCCGGTGGCCGCGCCGCCGGTCCAGAACAGGACGAGGCCGAGCAGCGCCAGCATGGTCCCGAGGGTCACGATGAAGCTCGGCACCCTCAGGAGCGTGGTCACCAGGCCGTTCACCAGCCCCACGAAGGCCCCGAACAGGATCATCAGGGCCAGGACCGGGAGGGCCCGGGCCTCGTCCTGGCCGATCAGGTTCCCGGCGATGATGACCTGCGCGGTCACCACCGATCCCATCGAGAGGTCGAACTCCCCGGACACGATGACGAAGTACTGTCCGATCGCCGCGATGGCGATGGGGGCCGTCCGCCCGATGAACCGGATCAGGGAGCCCGGTTCGCCGAAGGAGGGGTTCGCCGCCAGGACGGCGACGAAGAGGACTGCGACGAGCACGAAGATGGCCCCGCTGGGTGTGCGCAGGGCCCGCAGGAGGCGCTCGCCGCGGGACGAGCGGTTCTGCTGGAGGACGGCGCGTTCGGTGGCGACACTCATGCCGGCACCTCGTTCCGTGCATCGGTGCCGTCGCCGCGTGCCGGCCCGTCGCCCTGCCGGGAGGCACCCGGCCCGCGGGGCGGGGCGGCGTCGCCCCTGTGGGCCTGTCCCCGGCCGAACCGCGCGGGCCGGTGCACGGTCCTGCGCCGGGCGTAGACGGCCACGGCGACGACGATCACGACGCCGCGGACCACGTCCTTCAGGAACGGGTTGACCTGCAGCACGCTCATGATGTTGTCGAGCATCGCGAAGATGAGGACGCCGCCGAGCGTGCCCACGAGCGAGCCCTTCCCGCCGGCCAGCAGCGTCCCGCCGAGCACGACGGCGGCGATCGACAGCAGGTCGTACCCGCCCTGCGAGCCGATGGTCGGGCTGCCCACGCCGAGGCGGGCGGCCAGCAGCAGCCCGGCGAGGCCCGCCATCGTGGAACAGATCACGTGTGCCGCGATGACCGGTGTCAGCGTGCGGACGCCGGACATCCTCGCCACCGGGGCGTCGCCTCCCACCGCGTACATGGCGTGGCCCAGGCGCGTGGTGTTCAGCAGGACGAGCACGACGGCGGCGCACGCGAGCATGATGAGGGTCGAGACGGGGACGGGGCCGATCCCCGTGGCCCCGATGAGGCGGAACGCGAGCGGCGCCTGCCCCGCGCTGCCCTGGTAGGTGGACCCGAGGTAGCCGCTCACGATCAGCCCCATGCCCAGGGTCGCGATGAAGCCGTGCACCTTCAGTCCTGCCACGACGGCGCCGTTGACGAGGCCGATCAGGGCGGACACGAGGAGTGCCAGAAGCACCGCGGGCAGGATGTTCCCGGCCTGGTTGGCCATGATCCCCGCGCCGATGAGGCTCGAGAGACTGATCACGTAGGGGACGGAGAGATCGAGGCTGCCCACGAGGATGACGAGCGTCTGGCCGATGGCGATGAAGCCGAGGATGCTCGTCCCGGTGAGGATGTCGGAGATGTTGCCGGTGCTGAAGAAGTTGCGGCCGGTGGAGCCGACGAGGACGGTGCCGGCGATGATGGTCGCCAGGGCCACGAGGTAGACGATGTGCGTCGAGGTCAGGCGGTTCACGGCGCCACGCCCCGGGCGCCCGTCGCCAGTTGGAGGACCTGCTCCTCGGACGCGGCCGGCGGGATCTCACCGGCGATGCGCCCGTCCCGCATCACGATCACGCGGTCGGACATGCCGAGGACTTCGGGGAGTTCGCTCGAGACCATGAGGATGGCCTTGCCTTCCTGCGCCAGCCGGCGCATCAGCGAGTAGACGGCGACCTTCGCGCCGACGTCGATCCCGCGCGTCGGCTCGTCGAGCAGCACCACCTGCGGGTCGATCGCCAGCCACTTGGCGAGGACGACCTTCTGCTGGTTCCCGCCCGAGAGGAACTGCACCTCCTGGTCGAGGTCGCGGGCCACGACCTCGAGGGACGAGAAGACGCCGGGCGCCCGTCGGCGGGCGACGGCGGTGCGCATGGGATCCACGGAGCGCACCACGCTGAGCGCATTGTCGAGGATCGACTGGTTGAGGCTCAGCCCCTGGGCCTTGCGGTCCTCGGTGATGAGCGCGATCCGGTGCCGGATGGCGTCCCGCGGGGAGCGCGGCCGGTACGGCCTGCCCTCGAGGGTCATCGTGCCCCGCGTGAAGCCGGCGGCCCCGAAGACCGCCTCCACCAGCTCCGTCCGCCCCGAGCCCTGCAGCCCGGCCACCCCGACGATCTCGCCGGCGTGGAGGGTCAGGTCGATGTCGTCGAGCTGGTCGTTGCCGCCGCCGCTGACCTGCAGCAGCGGACTGCCGACCGTGGTGCCCGGAAGGGCTTCCGGGAAGTAGGCCGAGATGGGCCGTCCGACCATCGCGCGGACCAGCGAGGCGTCGTCGAGCCCGGAGGCGGGGGACGAGGTGACGATCCGGCCGTCCTTGAGCACCGTGATGGTGTCGCACAGGTCGAAGATCTCCTTCAGCCGGTGGGACACGTAGAG
This genomic interval from Arthrobacter agilis contains the following:
- a CDS encoding ABC transporter permease translates to MNRLTSTHIVYLVALATIIAGTVLVGSTGRNFFSTGNISDILTGTSILGFIAIGQTLVILVGSLDLSVPYVISLSSLIGAGIMANQAGNILPAVLLALLVSALIGLVNGAVVAGLKVHGFIATLGMGLIVSGYLGSTYQGSAGQAPLAFRLIGATGIGPVPVSTLIMLACAAVVLVLLNTTRLGHAMYAVGGDAPVARMSGVRTLTPVIAAHVICSTMAGLAGLLLAARLGVGSPTIGSQGGYDLLSIAAVVLGGTLLAGGKGSLVGTLGGVLIFAMLDNIMSVLQVNPFLKDVVRGVVIVVAVAVYARRRTVHRPARFGRGQAHRGDAAPPRGPGASRQGDGPARGDGTDARNEVPA
- a CDS encoding sugar ABC transporter ATP-binding protein, encoding MDDEVNTQGARTPILRVTGLTKSFFGVPVLQDASLDLFPGEVHGLVGENGAGKSTLMKLLAGVYVRDGGRIELDGEPVEFTHPVQAHQAGLSTVFQEFNLLPERTVAQNIYLGREPRKGLLVDRRAMNRATTELLEELGITSIRPTASVSSLSVAQQQIVEIAKAVSYDARIISMDEPTAALAGPEVELLYGIIDRLRKRGTAILYVSHRLKEIFDLCDTITVLKDGRIVTSSPASGLDDASLVRAMVGRPISAYFPEALPGTTVGSPLLQVSGGGNDQLDDIDLTLHAGEIVGVAGLQGSGRTELVEAVFGAAGFTRGTMTLEGRPYRPRSPRDAIRHRIALITEDRKAQGLSLNQSILDNALSVVRSVDPMRTAVARRRAPGVFSSLEVVARDLDQEVQFLSGGNQQKVVLAKWLAIDPQVVLLDEPTRGIDVGAKVAVYSLMRRLAQEGKAILMVSSELPEVLGMSDRVIVMRDGRIAGEIPPAASEEQVLQLATGARGVAP
- a CDS encoding ABC transporter permease, which codes for MSVATERAVLQQNRSSRGERLLRALRTPSGAIFVLVAVLFVAVLAANPSFGEPGSLIRFIGRTAPIAIAAIGQYFVIVSGEFDLSMGSVVTAQVIIAGNLIGQDEARALPVLALMILFGAFVGLVNGLVTTLLRVPSFIVTLGTMLALLGLVLFWTGGAATGNPADSFRQIGRGGVQDIPVLEVLPYPVIILAVVAAAAFWLMRRPYGRTLVAVGDNPRAAALTGAPVWWIRTRAFMLSSLAATVAGVILVGYAGVHPSVGQGYEFTAITAVVLGGVVLGGGRGWVLSAAAGAFALELLFTLLNFLGVESTWRDSVQGVIIIVAVAAASRNWQRKRRGASKQAHDEHRPIAAPTPAPGTDEGGT